The following are encoded together in the Lathyrus oleraceus cultivar Zhongwan6 chromosome 3, CAAS_Psat_ZW6_1.0, whole genome shotgun sequence genome:
- the LOC127125921 gene encoding histone H4, which produces MSGRGKGGKGLGKGGAKRHRKVLRDNIQGITKPAIRRLARRGGVKRISGLIYEETRGVLKIFLENVIRDAVTYTEHARRKTVTAMDVVYALKRQGRTLYGFGG; this is translated from the coding sequence ATGTCAGGTCGTGGAAAAGGAGGAAAGGGTTTGGGAAAGGGAGGAGCAAAGAGGCACAGAAAAGTGCTTCGTGACAACATCCAGGGAATTACCAAGCCTGCAATTCGCCGTTTGGCCAGGAGAGGTGGTGTCAAGAGAATCAGTGGACTCATCTATGAAGAAACTCGTGGTGTTCTCAAGATCTTTCTCGAGAACGTTATTCGTGATGCAGTGACATACACTGAGCACGCTAGGAGGAAAACCGTTACAGCCATGGATGTGGTTTATGCTCTCAAGAGGCAGGGAAGGACTCTCTACGGTTTCGGCGGTTGA